The Pantoea sp. At-9b genome includes a window with the following:
- a CDS encoding cytochrome d ubiquinol oxidase subunit II, whose product MDMLTHTQQFLTIAWWLAFGVSVLLYIALDGADLGAGIFSLFVRDHDERGAIMAAMAGTWDANETWLIVAGGIMFGTFPFVYGSAFSYLMIPMALVLWGIMSRAVALEFRHLASPFWQRFSDGVFGVASLTVTFFGGMCVGAVLQGFALDTPAQGVPHYAGGAFNFISPFSIWTGISSCVAMTFSGVLFVRARFEKSEPIRQDAARWTATIFWLAIAAVVITWVWSAAIFDWARAKWFGPHFWIWGLFGLIALFCIEQVRRDTLKDKDFAAIMWFNGAALILGFGMLITMFPWIVPNTWTIWAGASPQVSLITFTLTMGGFVPVMIMYNWYQIWVFRGRISKLVGYGH is encoded by the coding sequence ATGGATATGCTTACTCATACCCAGCAATTTCTGACAATTGCCTGGTGGCTGGCGTTTGGCGTCAGCGTGCTGTTGTACATTGCGCTGGATGGCGCAGACCTGGGAGCGGGGATCTTCTCGCTCTTCGTGAGAGATCATGACGAACGCGGCGCGATTATGGCGGCGATGGCGGGCACCTGGGATGCCAATGAAACCTGGTTGATTGTCGCCGGTGGTATCATGTTTGGTACTTTCCCGTTTGTTTACGGTTCCGCGTTCAGCTACCTGATGATACCGATGGCGCTGGTGTTATGGGGCATTATGTCCCGTGCGGTGGCACTGGAGTTCCGCCATCTGGCGTCGCCGTTCTGGCAGCGTTTCTCGGACGGGGTATTTGGTGTTGCCAGCCTGACCGTGACCTTCTTTGGTGGCATGTGTGTCGGTGCCGTGTTGCAGGGCTTTGCACTGGATACTCCGGCGCAGGGCGTGCCGCATTATGCGGGCGGGGCGTTTAACTTTATTTCGCCTTTCTCCATCTGGACCGGTATTTCATCCTGCGTCGCCATGACGTTCTCCGGCGTGCTGTTTGTGCGTGCCCGTTTTGAAAAGTCAGAGCCTATCCGTCAGGATGCCGCCCGCTGGACCGCGACCATCTTCTGGTTAGCGATTGCCGCCGTGGTGATCACCTGGGTATGGAGTGCTGCGATTTTTGACTGGGCGCGTGCGAAGTGGTTCGGCCCGCACTTCTGGATTTGGGGGCTGTTTGGTCTTATCGCCCTGTTCTGCATTGAGCAGGTACGTCGTGACACCCTGAAAGACAAAGATTTTGCGGCAATTATGTGGTTCAACGGTGCAGCACTGATTCTGGGCTTTGGTATGTTGATTACCATGTTCCCATGGATCGTGCCGAATACCTGGACCATTTGGGCCGGTGCCAGCCCGCAGGTTTCCCTGATCACCTTCACCCTGACGATGGGTGGGTTTGTGCCAGTGATGATTATGTATAACTGGTATCAGATTTGGGTCTTCCGGGGACGCATCTCCAAACTGGTTGGTTACGGACACTAA